A region from the Arachis ipaensis cultivar K30076 chromosome B01, Araip1.1, whole genome shotgun sequence genome encodes:
- the LOC107614181 gene encoding probable protein phosphatase 2C 40 isoform X1 has protein sequence MLTPEGEIKISFGYQCNNIERGGIPCEVANRHNILPEVRRTSSFSCLSGAALSANATLANTNLCNGKIGGEILPSWDSPNSFRKVPSSPSLSKLERLSSSLPSSLSYLSCSPSTSSDILEYDPCTFKSMSDPTRTEGFLNATELQVAGGAAGEDRVQAVCSEENGWLFCAIYDGFNGRDAADFLAGTLYDTIISHLNKLFWEFEPVSMVESENLISLGGSPQYNLEQNHSLICDADRSLSHRVLDSLQCALTQAENDFLYMVEQEMEDRPDLVSIGSCVLVVLLHGNDLYTLNLGDSRAVLATCSHGDGRLKAIQLTDSHTVDNEAERATLVANHLDDPKVVVAGKVKGKLKVTRAFGVGYLKKRNLNDALMGILRVRDLTSPPYISTQPSLNVHKISNSDQFVVVGSDGLFDFFSNVEAVKLVESYILSNPLGDPAKFLIEELVARAAHSAGQFFSIFY, from the exons ATGCTTACTCCTGAAGgagaaataaaaataagtttTGGCTATCAGTGCAACAATATTGAAAGAGGTGGCATCCCTTGTGAGGTGGCAAATCGCCACAACATCCTTCCTGAAGTCCGTAGGACAAGCAGTTTCTCATGCTTGTCAGGTGCGGCCTTAAGCGCAAACGCTACACTCGCCAACACAAACCTCTGCAATGGTAAGATAGGAGGTGAAATTCTTCCAAGTTGGGACTCTCCTAATTCATTTCGCAAGGTGCCCTCTTcaccaagtctttcaaagctgGAAAGGCTATCATCTTCTCTGCCAAGTAGTTTATCTTACCTAAGTTGTAGTCCTTCCACCTCAAGTGATATACTAGAATATGACCCCTGCACATTCAAGTCCATGAGCGATCCTACCAGAACTGAAGGTTTTCTTAATGCTACCGAACTACAAGTGGCGGGAGGAGCTGCTGGTGAAGATAGAGTTCAAGCGGTATGTTCTGAAGAGAACGGATGGCTCTTTTGTGCAATTTATGATGGCTTTAATGGTAGAGATGCAGCTGACTTTCTGGCTGGTACACTCTATGATACCATCATATCTCACTTGAACAAGTTATTTTGGGAATTTGAGCCAGTTTCCATGGTAGAATCTGAAAATTTGATAAGTTTGGGTGGATCCCCTCAATATAACTTAGAGCAGAACCACAGCCTTATTTGTGATGCAGACCGATCCCTTTCACACAGGGTACTTGATAGCCTCCAATGTGCTCTTACTCAAGCTGAGAATGATTTCTTGTACATGGTTGAGCAGGAAATGGAGGATCGTCCAGATTTAGTTTCAATTGGATCTTGTGTTTTAGTTGTGCTTCTTCATGGTAATGATTTGTATACACTTAATCTAGGTGACAGCAGAGCAGTATTGGCAACATGCAGTCATGGCGATGGAAGACTCAAGGCTATCCAGCTTACTGATAGCCATACCGTCGACAATGAAGCCGAAAGAGCTACACTTGTAGCCAATCATCTTGATGATCCCAAGGTTGTTGTAGCAGGAAAGGTGAAAGGGAAGCTCAAGGTTACTCGCGCCTTTGGAGTCGGCTACTTGAAAAAA AGAAATCTCAATGATGCTTTGATGGGAATCCTTCGAGTGCGTGATCTAACAAGCCCTCCATATATTTCCACTCAACCATCACTGAATGTCCATAAAATCTCGAATTCTGATCAATTTGTTGTGGTAGGGAGTGATGGTTTATTCGACTTCTTCAGCAACGTTGAGGCAGTAAAGCTTGTTGAGTCTTATATCTTGAGCAACCCTTTGGGCGATCCAGCAAAGTTTCTCATAGAAGAGCTTGTAGCTAGAGCAGCTCATTCTGCAGGTCAATTTTTCTCCATCTTTTACTAA
- the LOC107614181 gene encoding probable protein phosphatase 2C 40 isoform X2, which translates to MLTPEGEIKISFGYQCNNIERGGIPCEVANRHNILPEVRRTSSFSCLSGAALSANATLANTNLCNGKIGGEILPSWDSPNSFRKVPSSPSLSKLERLSSSLPSSLSYLSCSPSTSSDILEYDPCTFKSMSDPTRTEGFLNATELQVAGGAAGEDRVQAVCSEENGWLFCAIYDGFNGRDAADFLAGTLYDTIISHLNKLFWEFEPVSMVESENLISLGGSPQYNLEQNHSLICDADRSLSHRVLDSLQCALTQAENDFLYMVEQEMEDRPDLVSIGSCVLVVLLHGNDLYTLNLGDSRAVLATCSHGDGRLKAIQLTDSHTVDNEAERATLVANHLDDPKVVVAGKVKGKLKVTRAFGVGYLKKRNLNDALMGILRGVMVYSTSSATLRQ; encoded by the exons ATGCTTACTCCTGAAGgagaaataaaaataagtttTGGCTATCAGTGCAACAATATTGAAAGAGGTGGCATCCCTTGTGAGGTGGCAAATCGCCACAACATCCTTCCTGAAGTCCGTAGGACAAGCAGTTTCTCATGCTTGTCAGGTGCGGCCTTAAGCGCAAACGCTACACTCGCCAACACAAACCTCTGCAATGGTAAGATAGGAGGTGAAATTCTTCCAAGTTGGGACTCTCCTAATTCATTTCGCAAGGTGCCCTCTTcaccaagtctttcaaagctgGAAAGGCTATCATCTTCTCTGCCAAGTAGTTTATCTTACCTAAGTTGTAGTCCTTCCACCTCAAGTGATATACTAGAATATGACCCCTGCACATTCAAGTCCATGAGCGATCCTACCAGAACTGAAGGTTTTCTTAATGCTACCGAACTACAAGTGGCGGGAGGAGCTGCTGGTGAAGATAGAGTTCAAGCGGTATGTTCTGAAGAGAACGGATGGCTCTTTTGTGCAATTTATGATGGCTTTAATGGTAGAGATGCAGCTGACTTTCTGGCTGGTACACTCTATGATACCATCATATCTCACTTGAACAAGTTATTTTGGGAATTTGAGCCAGTTTCCATGGTAGAATCTGAAAATTTGATAAGTTTGGGTGGATCCCCTCAATATAACTTAGAGCAGAACCACAGCCTTATTTGTGATGCAGACCGATCCCTTTCACACAGGGTACTTGATAGCCTCCAATGTGCTCTTACTCAAGCTGAGAATGATTTCTTGTACATGGTTGAGCAGGAAATGGAGGATCGTCCAGATTTAGTTTCAATTGGATCTTGTGTTTTAGTTGTGCTTCTTCATGGTAATGATTTGTATACACTTAATCTAGGTGACAGCAGAGCAGTATTGGCAACATGCAGTCATGGCGATGGAAGACTCAAGGCTATCCAGCTTACTGATAGCCATACCGTCGACAATGAAGCCGAAAGAGCTACACTTGTAGCCAATCATCTTGATGATCCCAAGGTTGTTGTAGCAGGAAAGGTGAAAGGGAAGCTCAAGGTTACTCGCGCCTTTGGAGTCGGCTACTTGAAAAAA AGAAATCTCAATGATGCTTTGATGGGAATCCTTCGA GGAGTGATGGTTTATTCGACTTCTTCAGCAACGTTGAGGCAGTAA
- the LOC107638574 gene encoding uncharacterized protein LOC107638574 (The sequence of the model RefSeq protein was modified relative to this genomic sequence to represent the inferred CDS: added 36 bases not found in genome assembly) gives MMDEKSEIPTKLDYYDDMWKLQSTATLLSHFKGEDGRDVLILDRTIFYPQGGGQPADHGFVRIGNGVDSSDSGSAIKFVVTDVRSKDGVVFHYGFFENIVGEAESQLHKGKEVSLFVDESRRKLNSRLHSAGHLLDVCLPRIGLGHLEPGKAYHFADGPWVEYKGTVPQNELQNKQKDLELEANNLISVGAKVHADILPYDEAAKLCGGCLPDYVPKESAPRIVRIGENPGCPCGGTHVTDISDIIQVKVSQIRSKKGLTKVSYNVVSSLKI, from the exons ATGATGGATGAAAAGAGTGAGATTCCGACGAAGCTGGATTACTACGATGACATGTGGAAGCTTCAATCCACTGCCACACTCCTTTCGCATTTCAAG GGAGAAGATGGAAGAGATGTATTGATATTGGATCGTACTATATTCTATCCGCAAGGAGGTGGTCAACCTGCTGACCATGGATTCGTCC CAGCCATCAAGTTTGTGGTTACTGATGTCCGATCCAAAGATGGCGTT GTTTTTCACTACGGTTTCTTTGAGAACATAGTTGGGGAAGCAGAATCCCAACTTCACAAAGGGAAGGAAGTCTCACTATTTGTTGATGAGTCCAGGCGCAAGCTCAATTCCAG GTTGCATTCAGCAGGGCATTTGCTTGATGTTTGTCTTCCAAGAATAGGATTAGGTCATTTAGAGCCTGGCAAAGCTTACCATTTTGCTGATGG GCCTTGGGTTGAATACAAAGGTACAGTTCCACAAAATGAATTGCAGAATAAGCAAAAGGATTTAGAGTTGGAAGCTAATAATTTAATTTCCGTGGGAGCAAAA GTTCATGCTGATATATTACCATATGATGAAGCTGCTAAGCTTTGTGGTGGTTGTCTTCCTGATTATGTTCCCAAG GAAAGCGCACCTCGAATTGTAAGGATAGGAGAGAATCCTGGGTGCCCCTGTGGTGGTACACATGTTACTGATATTTCAGACATCATACAAGTTAAG GTTTCCCAAATTCGCTCAAAGAAAGGACTGACAAAAGTCTCATATAATGTTGTATCAAGTCTCAAGATATAG
- the LOC107638563 gene encoding putative F-box protein At1g67623 produces MADLGVINNKKQMKKKKKKQVGQDHVFPSSCSFSSGIKFLPNELLVEIFGKVASQSIVDLCKVKLSCKEFLQAAENDHVYQRASMENFSLVPLPWFTEQKECWFLKRCRESGNLEIAYREGMVEYFSSGDVDRGLEKLKKAAMNGHDEGKYVYSMILMCSDKERKQGLELFLTLNASTCIRRCRKRVKYFVRSMWLNNIPMLNHHSFLCSSTTCQTSGKMMLNYNLNLSTKWWSSSDQDQWLRTISCHYCLADYELLLFSQIFQPHY; encoded by the coding sequence ATGGCTGATTTGGGTGTCATCAATAACAAGAagcagatgaagaagaagaagaagaagcaagtaGGTCAGGATCATGTGTTCccttcttcttgttctttctCTTCTGGCATAAAATTCCTTCCGAATGAGTTGTTGGTGGAGATTTTCGGGAAGGTGGCATCACAATCCATTGTTGATCTGTGCAAGGTGAAACTGAGTTGCAAGGAATTTCTCCAGGCGGCGGAGAACGATCACGTGTATCAGCGTGCATCCATGGAGAACTTTTCCCTCGTGCCACTTCCATGGTTCACCGAGCAGAAAGAATGTTGGTTCTTGAAGCGGTGTAGAGAAAGTGGGAATTTGGAGATTGCATATCGCGAAGGAATGGTGGAATATTTCAGTTCCGGCGACGTTGATCGGGGTCTTGAGAAATTGAAGAAGGCTGCAATGAACGGCCACGATGAAGGAAAGTATGTTTATTCAATGATTCTGATGTGCAGCGATAAAGAGAGAAAACAGGGACTTGAACTGTTTCTTACGTTGAATGCGTCCACGTGCATAAGAAGGTGTAGAAAGAGGGTTAAGTATTTTGTTAGGAGCATGTGGCTCAATAACATTCCTATGCTTAATCATCATTCTTTCTTGTGTTCTTCCACCACATGCCAAACCAGTGGCAAAATGATGCTCAATTATAATCTTAATCTTTCAACAAAATGGTGGTCTTCCTCCGATCAAGATCAATGGCTTCGTACTATTTCCTGTCACTACTGCCTTGCAGATTATGAACTACTTTTATTTTCCCAAATCTTCCAACCACATTATTAG